The genomic DNA CTGTTGAGTGTTCTTTGCCATTTGGCTTTAAAATTTGGTTTCTTTGTATTAAACTGCTGCACTGTCAGAGACTTGTCAGCACCATAAGACTTGTTTGCCATTTGGCTTTGTTTTGGTTTTCAGTTTTTACTGTTGCACTCTCATTTGCCTGGTTCAGCTTTCAGGTTAGTTCAAATGCATGCAtccattattttatttttagGGTTTTTTATATTATAATGTTGTTTAATGTGTGATGTATTCGGGTAcaaccttaaggttttagatggaATGGTTACTTATGGAGTGTTAAAGAGTATAAAATCATATTCGGGCCTTCATCGACAACCGTAGAGTTTTAGATGAACCGTTTACTTAACCGTATATATGTGTTATTGGCCAAGTCCATGTTTCTTCTTATACAAATGTGTAGTTTCTATAGTTGTACATATTTTATGAGTTTAGTAGTTTTGGTCTACTAGGCAACTCAGTTATTATGGTTTTCGGGATGTAATTACTGAGAGGTTAAAGAATTAGTAGAAGATAAATTCCATTGATCAGCCCTTCCATTTTATTGATTTTCTGCAAGCAGAAAGGATATTCAGATTTTCGCGGAAAAATATGCATTTAAGACTAGGAAGCTCTATGTAATTGATTACAATCCTGGGTGAGGCTACAACTTCAGTGTATCTTTAAGGTATGTTTTGGTTTATGGTAGTATATGCCATGGTGTTTTTTTCCTGCAATTTACATCGATGAATTGTTTAAATAGACGAGTTGCGTTTAAGAATCGATGAATGTGCATTGTATGATCTCAAGAACTCTTATACATTAAGATCCTCACATGTAAGAAAATTTAGGATTGGGAGGAGAGGAAAGACTCGGATAATTATAGGAACTTTCTTGTAATATCTGATGTTACAAGTTCATTACAAGTAAATCATTGCATGTGTAATGAAAGCTAAATTGCTAATCTtttcacaaattgggggagattgttgtgcaagacatgcaagtaataacaagactaagtcatccTGACAATCATACGGATAATCATACGGATAAGATGTATGATAATTTAATTTTGTATTATGTAATTGTATtatttgagtctgtaaaaatgttaagtagattagactaGAGGATTTTTGAgtgaacaaccatcaagctaagaaataaactctAAGAAGATAAAATCCTGATTTAGAGAAGTGCAGCAGCTTGGAATATATATGTGTAGTTATCGATAATATAACTTGGAGTCACTGTTTTCGAAGTAAAAGCTTGGTCTAACATGGTTTTCTGCTATTGCTGTCTACAGTCTTGCATGCTTAAAGAATCTGAGCTTAAAGATTTAGTGCttgttatatatatattgcaaAGTTGGACGAAGATCTGTGAAGTAAGAAGTGAtgaaaattgatttttttttttttgctttcaTAGTTTTAACAGCCAATCGCCCTGCGAGAGGCTTGAGCAGAAGAACAGAGATGGATCATAAAGTATCAGTAGAAGATCAATTTTCAAAGCTGCATCCATGCCTTCCGGTGGAAACAAGGATCGCGATAATAGGGGGAGGTCCGAGTGGCTTGTCAGCTGCGTATGCACTATCCATGCTTGGTTACAGAAATGTAACTGTATTAGAAAAATATCACACTGTTAGTGGCATGTGTGAATCAGCTGATATTGAAGGTAAATATCAGTACAAGGGCATGTTTGCCTCAACTTTCTTGCAAGAAGTTCatgaaaaaataatttatttccTACATTTAACAGGGAAAGTCTATGATCTGGGAGGTCAAGTCCTTGCAGCTAACAGTGCACCGACAATATTTCATATGGCGAAAGAGGTAGGTTTAGAATTAGAAGAAATGGACTCCCACAAACTTGCTCTAATCGACAGTTTCACCGGAAAGTATCAGGATATCCAAGTTGCAGATGATTATGTAGCTGTTATTTCACTTACATTAGAACTCCAGGTTTGTTTTCCATGTAGTGCCTGCAGCTGGGTCCTTTTAGCGTGCGAGGAATGAAAGCAATTTGACCCCCTTCTGTTTTTGCAGGATAAAGCAAATGACTCAGGTCGAATTGGTGTGCATGCTTTGAGTGATTTTGCTGCAGATTTAACTCCAGCATTCCTTGAGAATCGGGGTTTGGGTTCTGTTACAAAGTCTGTGGCCTATGGATACACGGCTTCTGGGTATGGATTTGTTCAAGATATGCCCTATGCTTATATTCATGAGTTTACCCGAACTTCAATGGCTGGAAAAATAAGGCGTTTCAAGGGCGGGTATATGAATTTCTGGGAAACAATCAGCAAAGCCCTTCCCGTCCAAGTCCATTGCAACACTGAAGTGGTGTCAGTTAGACGTACTACATCTGGCGTTACTCTTCATACAAGAAATAGTAATGGAGAAGTTGATTCCATGGAATTCGACAAGCTCATAGTTTCTGGATCTTTTCCTTTTAAGAATGGAAAAATATACAGGTCACCTGTAAATGCACCAACAACAGGTCAGTAAACTAGTATTTCATATATGAAAATGATCTTATGCTGTATCTGTTTgttatcatgctagtatatcTTATATGAGATCCCTTTACAGCAGAAAATCAACATGATTCAATGGATTTCAGCAAGCTCGAGAGGGATTTGTTTAGTAAAGTACAGACAATTGATTACTACACAACTGTTCTAAAACTTAGCGGTCTAGAACACGTGCCAGTCGGGTTTTATTACTTTGGTGAATTCATGGATGATCCTTCTACTATTGGTAATCCAGTTGCTATGCAGAGATACTATGCAGATTCAGACGTATACCTTTTCTGGTCGTACGGAAACGCAGCAGATATAATGGGTGAAAAGGTCACAGAACTGGCAATCAGTGCAGTGAACAGAATGGGAGGCACAGTCAAAAAAATAGTATTACAGCGTAGATTTAAGTATTTTCCTCATGTAAATAGCCAAGGTACTGCTAACATGTTTGGTCATATTAGTAAAGTATATGTATCTCGAGTCTTTCTATTCTAATTCAGTTCAACTTGGTTGCAGATATGAAAGATGGTTTCTATGAAAAGATGGAAACTGAACTACAAGGACAGCAGAACACATACTACGTCGGAGGAATTGTTGCATTTGAGCTCACTGAGAGAAATTCATCATATGCCATGAACTTAGTTCGTAAGCACTTTGCAGATGATATTTCATTGCCAAAATTTCCATATGTTAAGGTAAAAAGACTACAGACAATTTAGCAAAGAAAAAAACTGCAAATATAATATCCATCGTATTGAAGTCAATCCTTCCACTCATTTGAAACATAATATGTGCAGAGATTATTTCCACTACAATCCAATTGCTGGAATATGAAACGAGAAGAATTAGATGAATTACCAGGAGTGGAGTTCCCTAATTTGTTTAGTCTTGATGGCTACTTAAGGCATTGGGGAACACATAAAGTTACTCGAGACAAAATGCTCTATACATGGATTGACGAGGAAGGTAAAGTAGTTTCCAAGAGGACTTATGCGGAACTTCATGCCAATGCTACTTGCATTGCTAAAAATCTCTTGAAAAGTTCAAAGCCTGTTATAAAGCCAGGTGATAGGGTTCTTCTGGTTCATGTCCCAGGTTTGGATTTTATCGATGCTTTCTTAGGGTGTTTAAGAGCAAGAGTATTACCTGTCCCGGTGCTTCCTCCAGATCCTCTCCAGAGAGGTGGACAAGCCCTATTAAAGATTGAAAACATTGCAAAATCATGCAATGCTGTAGCAATTCTTTCAACAACTGGTTATCATCTGGCTGTTCGGGCAGGATCCGTTAAAAGTTTGATTTCATTGCCAAGTAAAAATGAGAAAAAATCTGCACAATGGCCTAATCTTCCATGGATACATACAGATTCTTTGATCAAGAATTCCAAAAACATGCATCCAGATGATGTGAGTGATTTCTGTGAACCAAAGGAAGTTGACCTGTGCTTTCTACAATTTACATCAGGATCAACTGGTGATGCTAAAGGGGTGATGATAACCCATGGCGGCCTTATTCATAATGTGAAACTAATGCATAAACGATACAAGAGCACATCAAAGACAGTACTTATCAGCTGGCTCCCGCAGTATCATGATATGGGATTAATTGGAGGACTCTTTACAGCTATGGTTAGCGGGGCAACTGCAATATTATTCTCCCCAATGACATTCATTCGGAATCCCCTCTTGTGGCTGCAGACCATGAGTAAATACCAGGCAACTCATAGTGCAGGCCCAAACTTTGCTTTTGAGCTTGTAGTTAGAAGACTGGAGATTGAAAAGGAGAAGTTACTTAGTTATGATCTTTCTTCCATGAGATTTCTCATGGTTGCTGCTGAACCTGTGAGACAGAAAACACTTAAAAGATTTCTTGAGCTTACAGGTCCCTATGGCATCTCTGAAGATATATTAGCTCCTGGCTATGGACTGGCAGAAAATTGCGTGTTTGTTAGTTGCGCATACGGAGAAGGAAATCCCATTCTTGTAGATTGGCAAGGGAGAGTGTGTTGTGGGTATGTGAACCCAAATGATACGGATGTGACCGTGACAGTGGTCGATCAGGAAACTGGTAAAGAACAAGAAGCTGGAAAGGAAGGAGAGATCTGGATTAGTAGCTCGAGTGCTGGAATTGGTTATTGGGACCGCAAGGAACTCAGTCAAAGAACCTTTGGAAACATACTAGGCAGTCGACCTGGGAAAAAGTATACAAGCACCGGAGACTTGGGACGGATTATAGATGGAAAACTGTTTATAACTGGAAGGATTAAGGATCTTATCATTGTTGCTGGAAGAAACATATACTCTGCTGATGTTGAAAAGACTGTTGAGAACTCTTCTGAACTTTTACGCCCTGGGTGCTGTGCTGTCATTGGGGTTCCAGAGGAAACCTTAGTGACAAAAGGGATTTCAGTGCCGGATGGTTCTGATCAAGTTGGCCTAGTTGTAATTGCAGAGGTGAGAGATGGTAAGCCTATAAGCAAAGATGTTGTTGAACAAATACAGGCACGGGTTGCAGAAGAACATGGTGTGACTATTGCCTCCATCAAGCTAATAAGGCCTAGAACCATGAGTAAGACTACGTCAGGGAAAATTAAAAGATTTGAATGCCTTAAACAGTTTTCCGAGGGAACGCTGAATTTAGTTCCGGATCCGATTTTGTCAAAGCGGAAACTGGTCAGGTCTTTTACTTCAGGGACATGCAAGGAAGGGATAACGCCAAGACAGAGGGGGGCAAGTCCTCTATCAGCAAACCCACGTCTGAGCCACGCTGAGATTGTTGAGTTTCTGAAGCAGCTAGTTTCCGACCAGACAAAGATTGCTATCAGCAAGATCTCCACAACTGAGAGCCTGGTCTCTTACGGGATTGATTCAATTGGCGTGGTCAGAGCATCTCAAAAGCTTTCAGATTTCCTAGGGGTTCCGGTTGGTGCGGTTGATATTTTCACTGCAACCTGCATTGCAGACTTGGCAAGCTTCTCTGAGAATCTCATACTGAAGTCTCGACCTCAAACTGACACGGCTCCTTCCTATGTTATGGAATACGAAACTGATTCTGCTGAAATGCTCACCGACGTATCAAAATTTCACCAAATTGGTATCTGGTTCCTACAACTTCTAGCTCTGACATATGTTTGCATCATGTTAGTCTCTCCAGCATATTTATCTGTTTCTTCTTATATGAGGTGGATATCTGTCACACATGCTGCAGTTGATTTAAGCTCGTGGGCCAGTTATGCTATTTGGCTAGCTTGTGCCccacttgcttggatcctttgcaTATTCTCCACGTGCATTTCAGTTTCTTTCTTCGGAAATTCATTCCTGAAACCAAATTATGCCCTGACCCCTGAAGTTTCTATCTGGTCGGTGGAATTTGTTAAGTGGTGGGCACTTAACAAAGCTCAAAAAGTTTCTTCAGAAGTGTTAGCAGTGCATTTGAGGGGCACAGTTTTCTTGAAATATTGGTTTGTGATGTTCGGAGCCAGGATAGGATCATCAGTTTTGCTTGATACTGTGGACATAACAGATCCATCTCTCGTGTCTATTGGCGATGGAGCTGTGATTGCAGAAGGAGCGCTTATCCAAAGCCATGAGGTGAGAAATGGAGTCTTGAGttttcttccaattagaattggCAAAAATTCTCTAGTTGGTCCATATTCTGTAATCCAGAAGGGAAGTGTTATAGGAGAAGCAGCTGAAGTATCAGCACTGCAAAAGACTGAAGGAGGCAAACCTCTTCCCAAGTCTACTAATGCGAGTTCCAGACAGAAGGTATAAAGCTTTAAATATTTTAAAGTTAGTACTACATTGGCACATTAGTCAAGCTGACTAAATTTTAAATATGATCACAGGGTGCATTACTTCCAAAAGCTACTAATAGTCAAAGAGAGGCTATCTACCATGTCATGGGCGTTTACATGGTTGGTCTCCTCAGCTCTGCTTCAGCCGCTCTCGTTTATATCCTCTATATCTGGCTATCTCAAAAATCATTTTCCCCGGAACACTATGCTTTTTTCTGCATCTCTGGAGCTTTCCACTGGCTTCCGTTCACCATAATTGCGTATGCTACCATGATTGGTGATTCATCTCTGACCCTAACTATCTTCCCCATGTCACTTGCACTTGCGTATTTAAGTCATGGCATTATGCTTGGCGTCCTGACATCTATCTGGACACGTGCTCTATATGGaaataaagaaattaaacaaAACCATCTAAGAAACTGGTTGTGTCACCGGATCACTGTCGCATGTCATCATAGATTTGTCAAATTCCTTGCTGGAACAGAAGCATTCTGCATTTACATGAGGCTTCTAGGTGCAAAAGTTGGGAAAGATTGTTCCATCAGGGCCATTAATCCAATCTCTGAACCAAAATTGATTTCTCTAGGCAATGGTGTCCACCTAGGTGACTTCTGCCGGATCATTGCAGGGTCATACAATACCAGTGGTTATCAAAGTGGTAAAATCGAGGTGCAGGATAATTCGGTAGTTGGAAGTCAAAGCCTACTTCTTCCTGGTTCAGTTCTTGAAAAGGATGTCATTCTTGGTGCTCTTTCGGTTGCTCCAGCAAATACAGTTCTACAAAGAGGCGGAGTTTACATTGGATCACAAGCTCCAATAATGATAAAGAACACGTTGCATGCCTTGGATGAAAGAATAGAGGTGATGGACCAAAAATATAAGAAGATAGTAGGAAACCTCTCTGCAAGTTTGGCAACCACAACCCTTCAGGTTAGATCAAGATATTTTCATCGAATTGGTGTTAGTGGAAAGGGAGTATTGAAGATATTCGATAAGATTGAAGGGTTTCCGGATCACAAAATATTCAGCCCTGGAAAGAGTTACCCAGTCATAATTCGGCATAGTAATAGTTTGAGTGCTGATGATGATGCAAGAATCGATGCACGTGGTGCTGCTGTCAGAATACTATCAAATGATTCATCTGGTGATAACACTCCAATTCTTGATCTGACTTTGAAAACAGGAAAGGCGTTTTATGCTCGCACAATTTCTGATTTTGCAACATGGTTTGTTTGCGGACTGCCAGCAAGAGAAGAGCACGTCAAAAGAGCTCCACATGTGCGGGAAGCAGTCTGGACTTCCCTTCGCAATGCTGATTCATATGCTGAACTACATTACTACTCAAATATATGCAGGATCTTCAGATTCCCAGATGGACAGGAAATGTATGTGAAATTCAAGTTGCGACCAATAAACAAAAATATTCACGAGGACTCTGGAAAGGTTGTGCCCACCAGTATACTTCCCCCAGAGACGGGTGCAATTCCACGAGACACTAGTGACACCCGGCCATTACTCTTTCTTGGTGAGGATTTTCGACGTCGTGTGAGTTCCCCTGGTGGTGTTGGCTACATTTTTCAGCTGCAGTTTCAACCAGTACCTCATGATGAAGCCACCCAAGACATTTTACTTGATTGCACAAAGCCATGGGATGAGAGTGAGTTTCCTTTTATCGATGTGGGAGAGATATTGATTGATAAAATTAACACACAAGAACAATCAGAAGAACTGCAATTCAACCCTTTTCTTCGATGTCCTGAGATTGATATAGTCCAGGCAACATCATCCTCACAGAGTGCTTCCATTGATCATGGCCGGTCATTGATCTACGAGATTTGCCAGCATTTGAGAAACAAGCAACCACTTCCGGAATCCTGGAGGATCTTCCTGCAGCATTCGGACGTGAAAGTAGACCTTTCTGGGTGTCCAATGGCTGCAGCTGTAGAGAAAAAAGAGTCTGGTAAAGTTACTTTAGAAAGAAAGTGGTATCAAGCTTTGTGGGCAGTTTTTGCTCAACCACTACTACAGACAATATTACCGTACTACCTGATGGGCTTGGTAATATTTGGTCCCCTGAAAGGAGCTCTTTACTTGAAGGACACAATAGGGTATCCAGTTTACTTGTTACTTCCTTTCATATGGGTTTCTTCAGGCATTGCAGCTGCATTAGTATGCGTTGCAGCCAAATGGCTACTCGTGGGAAAAAACCAAGACGGCGGAACTAGGCTAATGTGGGGTAAGGGGCTTTTCATGGATACTCTATGGCAGGCTTTCAGGATACTGGTAGTAGACTATTTCATGGAAATGACAGGTGGTTCATTCATGTTTGTCCTGCTAATGAAACTTATGGGCTCCGATATCAACATAAGTCAAGGTGCTTATGTGGACAGCATGGGAGCTATGATAAACCCTGAGATGGTAGAGATTGAAGGAGGTGGATGTGTGGGAAGAGAAGCCCTTCTTTTTGGACACATATATGAAGGTGAAGGAGGAAAAGTTAAGTTTGGGAAAATAAAGATCGAAGAAGGTGGCTTTGTAGGAAGCAGAGCTATGGCAATGCCTGGAGCTATAGTCGAAAGTGGAGGCAGTCTCAGTGCCTTATCTCTCGCCTTTAAAGGAGAAACTATACGATCCAGGTAATGACAACTCGAAGTTATGTAATGTTGTAACAGGAATATAGTCCATTTTGAATGTAATAATGACTAGCTAGAATCCTTACCTCTGCAGCTTGATTAACAGAATAAATCGCCAGTTCAATGCCTTGCATAATCACAAGTAATATGTTAAGCTAAATTCTGTTCTGCACACTCAAGAGAAAGGAACTCTATTATGTAGATGGTAGCTTGtaaaatatttcaattttgatgaaatgaaatgTATGTTGTGTCTATTATGAAGTGTGGTGCGATTTACTAAGATCATCTATGTTCTGACTATTTGTCTTCATCAAATCCTATATTGCTCGAGTTCAAGCAATAGCTACTTAAAGCTATTCCTCTATTCTATAGTAGAGAATTTACACTTTCTGCAAATCTTGAATCTTCATTGTAAGTAGTCAATGACTGCCAACAAAATAAGCCTAAAGATTGTGTGCCACGGTTACTATCACAAATTATCTGCATTATCCATTAATAAACGAATTTTGAGAGAACAGGATCGACATGGAAGAACCACTGATGCTGGAAACGAATTCAGGGTTCGTAATAAGATAGTTTATCCGTCCCTCGACAGCAAATATCCCATCTCCTCCAACTCCCCAGAATCAATGGATAAGCAATCACCACATCTGCACTGATACAAGAGCTCCACAACTTCACCAGGGATAACTCGGTTTCTTCTCGGGTCTTCTTCTTTCTCACATGAGTTGGGACCCAACTTCCGTAGTGGTTGGAGTGAGGTTAATCTGCTAGGTAGGGGTCtctgcaaaacagaaccggagggggttGTTTCCCGCGGcaactccggtgtgagagtaagaaatGGGTTTTCTTAAAGAAGAAGAAGAGTGAATAAGGAGCTATTCAAAATATGTATAGCGGTGTGTGTATAGGTGTGTAGCAGTCAAATATTTTTCAACCCCTAAAACCCTCtttttggggccttttataggtCCCAAGATTTAGGATTTTTGGGGTTTGTACATTTTCATCCTAACCTTTGATTATTATTGGTTGGTGAGTGATTGGACGGCTTGGATGGACTGTGGGGTCAAATGTCCTTCTTCCACCATTGTTACCTTGGGATCTTTCCACCTGGACGGCTGTGATGCAGTTGTTCCATTTTGGGTAACATGAGACAGTTGTCTCTTTTCTCCTGTGCCACATGGCACCGGGGACCACCCTAGTTTGGGCCTGGGGTGTTCTCTTTTTGGGCTTCCCCTCCTTTATTTGGGCTTGGTTATTTATGGCCTATCATATGcctcccactcccttatgcgggttttTCCGGATGGGGGAGTAGTCTTCTTTTTCGGGGCGTGTGTTATGAGCTACGTGGTTCagaaaaaattttaatttttcctttgatttgtggcccctaaccccggggtgttattggatacaagtccccggggctgtgtttgggtaggccttttggCTTTTGTcacttggaatttttttttgtcatttttcctttgatttgtggcccctaaccccggggtgttgttggatGCAAGTCCCTGgagttgtgtttgggtaggccttttggCTTTTGTCACTTGGAATTTTTTTTGTCATTTTccctttgatttgtggcccctaaccccggggtgttgttggatGCAAGTCaccggggttgtgtttgggtaggccttttggCTTTTGTCACTGGGATTTTTTTTTTTcgtttttcttttgatttgtggcccctaaccccggggtgttgttggatgcaagtccccggggttgtgtttgggtaggccttcTGGCTTTTGTcacttggaatttttttttcgttttttctttgatttgtggcccctaaccccgaGGTGGTGTTGGATACAAGTCctcggggttgtgtttgggtagcTGGGTGCAGATGCGACATGTGCATAGTACTTTGGCACTTTTCCCGGAGTGTCAGGCGACGATTGAGCTTCCTGTAGgaatatatgtatacatatatgtatatgtacGAAACGTTGTGGTTTTCCCCCCTTTTTCTCCTCAAAAGCCGCGCCTGTTAAATAATTACAGTAATGTAATCATTAACCGCGGTGGTTATTTTCTGGACGCTCAGGATTGTGCCACGTATCTTCATCCGACGGACACGATCGTGTGGCAGTTGAGTGGGTTACTACTTCGTTTGTGCCTATAAATACTCCTCCTTTGCCATTTCTTTTTTCTTTACGAAATTACAAACACCCAAATTCTCTGCAACTTTTCTTTAAGGCAAATTTGGGAGCTTTTCTCTTTATAGCCGCCTTATTTCTCCTGCTTTCTTGTAAGTTTTCGAACTTTTGTTCGTTCTTTGCTTTCTCGTGATTGTTTTAACGAATATTTGTAGCCTGAGTTCTTA from Apium graveolens cultivar Ventura chromosome 5, ASM990537v1, whole genome shotgun sequence includes the following:
- the LOC141661287 gene encoding uncharacterized protein LOC141661287; this encodes MIKNTLHALDERIEVMDQKYKKIVGNLSASLATTTLQVRSRYFHRIGVSGKGVLKIFDKIEGFPDHKIFSPGKSYPVIIRHSNSLSADDDARIDARGAAVRILSNDSSGDNTPILDLTLKTGKAFYARTISDFATWFVCGLPAREEHVKRAPHVREAVWTSLRNADSYAELHYYSNICRIFRFPDGQEMYVKFKLRPINKNIHEDSGKVVPTSILPPETGAIPRDTSDTRPLLFLGEDFRRRVSSPGGVGYIFQLQFQPVPHDEATQDILLDCTKPWDESEFPFIDVGEILIDKINTQEQSEELQFNPFLRCPEIDIVQATSSSQSASIDHGRSLIYEICQHLRNKQPLPESWRIFLQHSDVKVDLSGCPMAAAVEKKESGKVTLERKWYQALWAVFAQPLLQTILPYYLMGLVIFGPLKGALYLKDTIGYPVYLLLPFIWVSSGIAAALVCVAAKWLLVGKNQDGGTRLMWGKGLFMDTLWQAFRILVVDYFMEMTGGSFMFVLLMKLMGSDINISQGAYVDSMGAMINPEMVEIEGGGCVGREALLFGHIYEGEGGKVKFGKIKIEEGGFVGSRAMAMPGAIVESGGSLSALSLAFKGETIRSR